The Anoxybacillus flavithermus genome has a segment encoding these proteins:
- a CDS encoding ArsR family transcriptional regulator translates to MDHDSKEMDHANMDMSSNDKDKDNKTNEMEFAKPPSSFNRLANQNIMITATKNVTRINTDDPIELSVMVSQTVWPATHKENQPGGIILVPVESWQIALASVDLIHHPNNGPVLFTKDQKIPDAVLKEINRLQPLGTADGTQITVMGNLKKSELDKLKNFKMKQISETDPAAFAKEIDQFYSDIAGKTPQSVIIGSLEDKAKLYTLIAANWIAHMEEPLLYVSSNEIPQPTKEALQQRKGKANIYLLGPESVISKEVENELKSFGTVVRIAGDTPVQQSVSFATYKDEKTKFGWGLNNPGHGVSFISTKTPELAIAAAPFSHLGKHAPLIWLENGALTTDVYEFLARLKPTFTVEPTEGPYNHAFLSGTFRSIPYQTQGIIDEKLEIVPATGEGHAGH, encoded by the coding sequence ATGGATCATGATTCGAAAGAAATGGATCATGCAAATATGGATATGTCCTCCAATGATAAAGACAAAGATAACAAAACAAATGAAATGGAGTTCGCGAAGCCACCGAGTTCTTTCAACCGTTTAGCGAACCAAAACATCATGATAACAGCGACGAAAAACGTTACTCGTATCAACACGGATGATCCTATTGAGTTATCCGTCATGGTTTCACAAACGGTTTGGCCTGCCACTCATAAAGAAAACCAGCCCGGCGGAATTATTTTAGTGCCCGTTGAAAGTTGGCAAATCGCATTGGCAAGTGTAGACTTAATTCATCATCCGAACAACGGTCCTGTTTTATTTACAAAAGATCAAAAAATACCGGATGCCGTCTTAAAGGAAATAAACCGTCTTCAACCTTTAGGCACAGCTGACGGTACGCAAATCACAGTGATGGGAAATCTCAAGAAAAGCGAACTAGATAAATTAAAGAATTTTAAGATGAAACAAATTAGTGAAACAGATCCAGCTGCGTTTGCGAAAGAAATTGACCAATTTTACAGCGACATTGCCGGCAAGACTCCACAAAGTGTGATTATTGGTTCTTTGGAAGATAAGGCAAAATTGTACACTCTTATAGCTGCCAATTGGATTGCCCACATGGAAGAACCGTTACTGTACGTCTCTTCGAATGAAATTCCACAGCCAACAAAAGAGGCGTTACAGCAAAGAAAAGGAAAAGCAAATATATACCTTTTAGGTCCCGAATCAGTAATCTCTAAAGAAGTGGAAAACGAACTAAAATCATTTGGCACTGTTGTCCGAATCGCAGGCGATACACCGGTGCAACAATCCGTTTCTTTTGCTACTTATAAAGATGAAAAAACAAAATTTGGCTGGGGGCTAAATAATCCGGGGCATGGCGTATCATTTATTTCAACGAAAACCCCTGAACTAGCGATTGCGGCTGCGCCATTTTCTCATCTAGGAAAGCACGCACCTTTAATATGGCTAGAGAATGGAGCATTAACGACGGATGTATATGAATTTTTAGCTCGTTTAAAACCAACTTTTACTGTTGAGCCAACAGAGGGACCGTATAACCATGCATTTTTATCTGGCACATTCCGCTCCATCCCTTATCAAACGCAAGGAATCATCGATGAAAAGCTCGAAATTGTTCCGGCAACCGGAGAAGGACATGCAGGGCATTAG
- a CDS encoding IS701 family transposase, whose product MNRLAHHQGIHKFFTMLGLALYFSKPVMKHLVHIVDAMITKGFSGTLTDLHHGSFHPNHRTTLSHFFTKSPWEEETLLRKLQQWVLHRVERSSKRENQPIFVSIDDTICQKTKPSSRATHAIQGCDWHYSHAEKKSIWGHSLVWLMVHTMTQAFPFAFRLYDKTAGKSKGELAIEMLSSLDVHRPVYVLMDSWYPSQTLVEACLKKGFHVIAMLKANRLLYPKETAIQAKEFAKSMEPRDNRLVTVGKERYRVYRYEGALNGLKDAVVLLAWKADQSMTSEHLHCVLSTDRELSDEDILCYYAERWSIECFFRQAKDQLKLDGYRVRGRRAVKRYWILVQLAYVYSMFESNSDVSDGLDLLRKRKGHSLVEFIYRAAKQNIPIDTMKKQLHVA is encoded by the coding sequence ATGAATAGATTAGCACATCATCAAGGAATTCACAAGTTTTTCACGATGTTGGGGTTGGCCCTTTATTTCTCGAAACCTGTGATGAAGCATCTCGTTCATATCGTGGATGCGATGATTACAAAGGGCTTTTCGGGAACGCTGACCGATCTACATCATGGGAGTTTTCATCCGAACCATCGCACGACACTGAGCCATTTTTTCACGAAAAGCCCATGGGAGGAAGAGACGCTGCTTCGCAAACTCCAACAGTGGGTGCTTCATCGTGTCGAACGCAGCTCGAAACGAGAGAATCAACCCATTTTTGTTTCGATCGATGATACGATTTGCCAAAAAACGAAGCCCTCGTCACGGGCAACACACGCCATTCAAGGGTGTGATTGGCACTATTCTCACGCAGAGAAAAAATCGATTTGGGGACATTCTCTCGTTTGGCTCATGGTTCATACGATGACTCAAGCGTTTCCTTTTGCCTTTCGCCTCTACGACAAGACGGCTGGGAAAAGCAAAGGGGAACTCGCGATCGAGATGCTTTCTTCTTTGGATGTACACCGTCCTGTTTATGTGCTGATGGACTCTTGGTATCCATCGCAAACGCTCGTGGAAGCTTGTCTGAAAAAGGGATTCCACGTAATCGCAATGCTCAAGGCCAATCGGCTTCTTTATCCAAAAGAGACGGCCATTCAAGCAAAGGAATTTGCCAAATCTATGGAGCCACGGGATAACCGCCTCGTCACGGTGGGAAAAGAGCGTTATCGGGTTTATCGCTACGAAGGCGCTCTGAACGGTCTCAAGGATGCCGTGGTGCTGCTCGCTTGGAAAGCCGATCAATCGATGACATCGGAACACCTTCATTGCGTGTTGAGCACCGATCGCGAGCTAAGCGACGAAGACATCTTGTGCTACTATGCCGAGCGTTGGTCGATCGAATGTTTTTTCCGTCAAGCGAAAGACCAGCTGAAACTCGATGGATACCGCGTTCGCGGGCGTCGGGCGGTGAAACGGTATTGGATCTTGGTGCAACTTGCGTATGTGTACAGCATGTTCGAGTCGAACAGTGATGTTTCAGATGGGCTCGATCTCCTGCGCAAGAGAAAAGGACATAGCCTCGTGGAGTTCATTTACCGTGCAGCGAAACAAAATATTCCTATTGATACCATGAAAAAACAGCTCCACGTAGCATAA
- a CDS encoding cadmium resistance protein CadD has translation MATTVLSAIAAYIATSIDYIVILIVLFSQFKKKKAGTRNIVLGQYMGFTLLIVISLLAAFGLAYVPQKWIGLLGLVPIFIGLKVLFEHEEEGDEDEDEEIIESTNRFSKLFLSVAFISIAAGGDNLGVYIPYFTTLSTLELVTTLTIFYVLSAVLLYFCSRLSAIKGVSETVEKYEKIIVPIVFVALGIMIMVENETVNWLLGLF, from the coding sequence ATGGCAACAACTGTATTATCAGCCATTGCCGCATATATAGCGACAAGTATTGATTACATTGTCATCTTGATTGTTTTGTTTTCGCAATTCAAAAAGAAAAAGGCTGGCACTCGAAATATTGTCTTGGGGCAATATATGGGCTTTACTTTGTTAATCGTCATTAGCCTTTTAGCTGCATTTGGACTTGCTTATGTGCCTCAAAAATGGATTGGGTTACTTGGTCTAGTACCCATCTTTATAGGGTTGAAGGTATTGTTTGAACATGAAGAAGAAGGGGATGAAGACGAAGATGAAGAAATTATTGAATCTACAAACCGATTCAGTAAGCTTTTTCTAAGTGTTGCATTTATTTCAATAGCTGCTGGCGGAGATAATTTAGGAGTATATATTCCTTATTTTACAACCTTAAGCACACTTGAATTGGTCACAACGCTTACGATCTTTTATGTCTTGTCAGCCGTTTTATTGTATTTCTGTTCTCGGTTGTCTGCTATAAAAGGTGTATCTGAAACCGTTGAAAAGTACGAAAAAATTATTGTTCCCATTGTATTTGTAGCTTTAGGTATTATGATCATGGTTGAAAATGAAACAGTAAACTGGCTTCTTGGTTTGTTTTGA
- a CDS encoding transposase, whose product MDMTLTAKIKIYPTAEQAEVLKATLSAYRQACNAVSVVIFDTKVLAQAKLHDMTYRPLRANYALRSQMAQSVIKTVIARYRSLKSNGHEWTLVRFKKPEYDLVWNRDYSLVQGLFSVNTLEGRIKVPFEPKGMEQYFDGSWTFGTAKLVYKHNQFFLHIPMTKTIPTVDEHNIRQVVGVDVGVNFLAVAYDSQGKTTFFNGRKIKHMRAKYKRMRKTLQQKGTASARRKLKTIGQRENRWMTDVNHTITKALVRQYGERTLFVLEDLTGIREKTERVRIHDRYETVSWAFYQFRHMLEYKARLHGAKVMVVAPHYTSLTCPKCGHTEKANRKKRTHTFCCRTCGYTSNDDRIGAMNLQRKGIEYIVEGTTQA is encoded by the coding sequence ATGGACATGACGTTAACAGCCAAAATAAAAATTTACCCAACGGCGGAACAAGCAGAAGTATTGAAAGCCACCCTTTCCGCTTATCGACAAGCATGCAACGCTGTATCTGTTGTGATTTTTGACACAAAAGTGCTTGCACAAGCCAAGTTGCACGACATGACCTATCGTCCACTTCGAGCAAACTACGCGTTGCGTTCGCAAATGGCGCAATCTGTGATCAAGACGGTGATCGCTAGATACCGTTCCCTAAAAAGCAATGGTCATGAATGGACATTGGTTCGCTTTAAAAAACCTGAATATGATCTCGTTTGGAATCGAGATTATTCGCTTGTTCAAGGATTATTTTCTGTCAATACACTAGAAGGACGGATTAAAGTGCCGTTCGAACCAAAAGGCATGGAACAATATTTTGATGGCTCATGGACGTTTGGTACAGCCAAACTCGTCTATAAGCATAACCAATTCTTTTTGCACATCCCTATGACCAAAACGATTCCAACCGTAGATGAACACAACATTCGCCAAGTGGTCGGTGTCGATGTAGGGGTTAACTTTCTTGCAGTAGCTTATGATTCGCAAGGGAAAACCACCTTTTTTAACGGACGAAAAATCAAGCATATGCGTGCGAAGTACAAACGAATGCGAAAAACCCTCCAACAAAAAGGGACGGCTTCTGCGCGTCGGAAGTTGAAAACAATCGGACAACGAGAAAACCGTTGGATGACGGATGTGAACCATACGATCACGAAGGCACTCGTTCGTCAATATGGAGAACGTACCCTTTTTGTATTAGAAGATTTAACAGGCATTCGTGAAAAAACAGAACGTGTACGTATCCATGACCGATATGAAACCGTATCGTGGGCTTTTTATCAGTTCCGTCACATGTTAGAGTATAAGGCACGTTTGCATGGGGCAAAAGTGATGGTGGTTGCTCCGCATTACACCTCTTTGACATGTCCAAAGTGCGGGCATACGGAAAAAGCCAATCGAAAGAAACGTACACACACCTTTTGTTGCCGAACATGTGGATACACCTCAAACGATGACCGCATTGGTGCCATGAACCTTCAACGAAAAGGAATAGAGTACATCGTTGAAGGAACGACACAGGCATGA
- a CDS encoding copper-transporting ATPase, translated as MDMTQIIVNVSGLLLIVFVAWFFWGPKKGGYKATFTPSGYQEAEIIVKGGYTPHIVIVKKGKPVKFQFIRKEENSCSEMVVFPEFNKSAALPVGEKVTVEFLPKESGEYSFQCQMGMYRGKVVVQD; from the coding sequence ATGGATATGACTCAAATAATCGTTAATGTGAGTGGGCTGCTCCTTATTGTTTTCGTTGCTTGGTTTTTCTGGGGGCCTAAAAAGGGCGGATACAAAGCTACCTTCACCCCATCTGGATATCAAGAAGCAGAAATAATCGTCAAAGGTGGCTATACTCCACACATTGTTATAGTAAAAAAAGGAAAGCCGGTGAAGTTTCAATTTATTCGCAAAGAGGAAAACTCTTGTTCGGAAATGGTTGTATTTCCTGAATTCAATAAAAGTGCGGCTCTCCCTGTTGGGGAAAAGGTGACGGTTGAATTTCTGCCAAAAGAAAGCGGAGAATATTCGTTTCAATGTCAAATGGGGATGTATCGCGGGAAAGTAGTTGTCCAGGATTAA
- a CDS encoding IS4 family transposase has product MHKHTTLPNLMQKIVSDEDLQSITEAVGYHDTSRTFTVRTLVDFFLLAALHEWKSFRHGADVAKMYGLPTFHYSTVSKKAKEVPYEVMKRLFALVVSKCNRQTRRSLRFPKALRIVDSTTVTVGKNRLTWAPYHGERSGVKMHVAYSPEQQMPSDIVETVGLRHDGPVGERLTDVQTVLVEDRAYFKIERLDRFVEQKQPFVIRMKDNVEIHQKKSLKRLSSSSSSIVADFTCRLGTKQCRSKKRHRVVIFQDANEHEIHVVTNVLEASAEKIAEMYQERWTVEVFFRWIKQYLNVPTLFGTNEHAVYNQLFAAFIAYVLLRWLYHRTEKRTTSSLTFLSFVRRFFSGQLPLEWKSEMAAVLFEYARIYGRSMPNFG; this is encoded by the coding sequence ATGCACAAGCATACCACACTCCCAAATTTGATGCAAAAAATTGTTTCTGATGAAGATCTCCAGTCGATTACCGAAGCCGTTGGCTACCATGACACTTCGCGGACGTTTACGGTGCGCACGTTGGTTGATTTTTTTCTGCTGGCGGCACTTCACGAATGGAAAAGTTTCCGTCATGGTGCCGATGTGGCGAAAATGTACGGATTGCCGACGTTTCATTACTCGACGGTTTCTAAGAAAGCGAAAGAAGTTCCGTACGAGGTGATGAAGCGCTTATTTGCTTTGGTTGTTTCTAAGTGCAATCGCCAAACCCGCCGTTCGCTTCGCTTTCCAAAAGCATTGCGTATAGTAGACTCCACGACCGTCACCGTGGGGAAAAACCGCCTGACATGGGCACCCTATCATGGGGAACGATCCGGAGTGAAAATGCACGTCGCGTATTCCCCTGAGCAACAAATGCCGAGCGACATCGTAGAAACCGTAGGGTTGCGCCACGATGGACCGGTGGGAGAGCGGCTCACAGACGTACAAACGGTTCTTGTCGAAGATCGAGCGTACTTTAAAATTGAACGCCTCGATCGGTTTGTCGAACAGAAGCAACCGTTTGTGATTCGGATGAAAGACAATGTCGAGATCCATCAAAAAAAGAGCCTAAAGCGCCTTTCTTCCTCCTCTTCTTCTATTGTGGCGGATTTTACTTGCCGGTTAGGAACGAAACAATGTCGCTCCAAAAAGCGCCATCGCGTCGTGATCTTTCAGGATGCGAACGAGCATGAAATCCATGTGGTCACGAACGTCTTAGAGGCATCGGCGGAAAAGATTGCCGAGATGTATCAAGAACGTTGGACAGTGGAAGTGTTTTTCCGATGGATCAAGCAATATCTAAACGTTCCGACCTTATTTGGCACCAACGAGCATGCGGTATACAACCAACTTTTTGCGGCATTTATCGCTTATGTGTTACTGAGATGGCTATATCATCGAACGGAAAAACGGACAACCTCGTCCCTTACCTTTCTTTCGTTTGTCCGTCGTTTTTTCTCTGGGCAACTTCCTCTCGAATGGAAATCCGAGATGGCAGCTGTCTTATTTGAGTATGCCCGAATATATGGGAGGAGTATGCCTAATTTTGGATAA
- a CDS encoding 40-residue YVTN family beta-propeller produces MRKTIIALLTLLTMFMFVLGGCGANSQKNNTTLGENKQAAATKKEQRKETKKYYFVANEGGSISKIDVETNQVVATIKVDGAVHNIQVSPDGKILGATLVPEMQHGNDQSMDMKGMALFYNTETDELIKKVEVGNHPAHIVFTENGKYALVTNNEDNNVSVIDMASYSVIQTIPTGKGPHGFRISKDSRYAYIANMGEDSVSILNLETMKEEKKIKVGSTPVTTGITSDGKTLAVTLNAENALAIVDLASGKVEKVPVGRGPAQVYMDPDDTFAYVANQGTKDAPSHSVSKINIKTKQVVSTIETGKGAHGVVTSPNQKYVFVTNMFDNTVSVIDKEQSKVIKTIQVGEIPNGISVMP; encoded by the coding sequence ATGCGTAAAACGATCATTGCGTTGTTAACCTTATTGACGATGTTTATGTTTGTTTTAGGAGGTTGCGGAGCGAATTCTCAAAAAAACAACACTACTTTAGGTGAAAACAAACAGGCCGCAGCCACCAAAAAAGAGCAAAGAAAAGAAACGAAAAAATATTACTTCGTTGCTAATGAAGGCGGAAGTATTTCAAAAATTGATGTAGAAACGAATCAAGTGGTCGCAACAATCAAAGTAGACGGTGCGGTTCATAACATCCAAGTTTCTCCTGACGGAAAAATTCTCGGCGCTACTTTAGTTCCGGAAATGCAACATGGAAATGATCAATCAATGGATATGAAAGGAATGGCGTTGTTTTATAATACAGAAACAGACGAATTAATAAAGAAAGTGGAAGTGGGGAATCACCCTGCTCATATCGTTTTCACCGAAAATGGAAAGTACGCTCTCGTTACCAATAATGAAGACAATAACGTTTCAGTCATTGATATGGCGAGCTACTCAGTCATCCAAACAATTCCAACTGGAAAAGGTCCGCATGGTTTCCGGATCTCTAAAGATAGCCGTTATGCGTATATTGCCAACATGGGAGAAGATAGCGTCAGTATCCTCAATTTAGAAACGATGAAAGAAGAAAAGAAAATAAAAGTAGGATCTACTCCTGTAACAACCGGTATTACTTCGGACGGTAAAACATTAGCCGTAACGTTAAATGCAGAGAATGCCCTCGCCATTGTTGACTTAGCAAGCGGTAAAGTGGAAAAAGTTCCGGTCGGTCGGGGACCGGCTCAAGTGTACATGGATCCTGACGATACATTTGCTTATGTAGCCAATCAAGGGACGAAAGATGCACCGTCTCATTCCGTAAGCAAAATAAACATAAAAACGAAACAAGTAGTTTCCACAATTGAAACAGGCAAAGGAGCGCACGGAGTTGTCACAAGTCCGAATCAAAAATATGTTTTCGTCACCAATATGTTTGACAACACGGTGAGTGTCATTGATAAAGAGCAAAGCAAAGTAATCAAAACGATTCAAGTAGGTGAAATTCCGAACGGGATCAGCGTCATGCCGTAA
- a CDS encoding IS1380 family transposase, whose product MKDFPIRFVLTDEAITPSAGLALVGYLLHQTKLDKRVNALRLPTVRRDVHISHSDVIRSMIGLLATGKTDFDHIEAYRQDDIFSTSMGIRHVPSSPTLRQRLDQLACLPMTEAIIWEESMRLLVRQHATLSPCWTKGKTTWLPLDIDASPFDNSDTKKEGVSRTYKGFDGFTPLFAYAGKEGYIVHAELRPGKQHVQDHMPSFLTTAIRRARPLTSSRLLVRMDAGNDAEANVHVCLKEDVDFVIKRNLRRESKALWFQIASQKGRRVDDGQTEGVQTYELCLPQTAAIDGHTYTYVQVTQVTERTMERNGQLMLVPNYEVESYWVRLEGYEHVRMSDVLALYHDHATCEQFHSELKSDLDLERLPSGKMKTNALVLVMGAFVYNLLRLIGQDLLSDPRHPLHHKVKRRRIKTIIQTVITMAGRLVRRSRQLWMKLTRRSGYSEFLLNVYQKWREVR is encoded by the coding sequence ATGAAAGATTTCCCGATTCGGTTTGTATTGACAGATGAAGCGATTACTCCAAGTGCGGGGCTTGCTCTCGTGGGCTACTTACTGCACCAAACGAAACTGGATAAACGAGTAAACGCCCTTCGGCTCCCAACGGTTCGTCGAGATGTGCACATTTCCCATAGCGACGTCATTCGCTCGATGATCGGCTTGCTTGCCACAGGAAAAACGGATTTTGATCATATCGAAGCGTATCGTCAGGACGATATCTTTTCGACATCAATGGGCATTCGGCACGTACCTTCCTCCCCAACGTTGCGACAGCGACTCGATCAGCTCGCTTGTCTTCCGATGACCGAAGCAATCATTTGGGAGGAATCGATGCGTCTGTTGGTTCGACAACACGCTACCTTGTCTCCTTGTTGGACCAAAGGGAAGACGACATGGCTCCCACTTGATATAGATGCTTCCCCATTTGACAACTCCGATACGAAAAAAGAAGGAGTGAGTCGAACGTATAAAGGATTTGACGGTTTTACGCCGTTGTTTGCGTACGCAGGGAAGGAAGGGTATATCGTTCATGCCGAGCTGCGTCCAGGGAAACAACATGTACAAGACCACATGCCTTCGTTTTTAACTACCGCCATCCGTCGAGCTCGTCCGCTGACCTCGTCTCGTCTGCTTGTCCGAATGGATGCAGGAAACGATGCGGAAGCGAATGTGCACGTATGTCTAAAGGAAGACGTGGACTTTGTCATCAAGCGAAACTTACGCCGAGAATCGAAAGCGCTTTGGTTCCAGATCGCTTCGCAAAAGGGCAGACGCGTCGATGATGGACAAACCGAAGGAGTACAAACGTATGAGTTATGCCTTCCACAGACCGCAGCAATCGATGGACACACGTATACGTACGTTCAAGTCACCCAAGTGACGGAACGAACGATGGAACGAAATGGACAGCTGATGCTCGTTCCTAATTACGAAGTCGAAAGCTACTGGGTGCGCCTCGAAGGATACGAGCATGTTCGAATGAGTGATGTGCTCGCATTGTATCACGATCATGCGACATGCGAACAGTTTCATAGCGAACTGAAAAGCGACTTAGATTTAGAGCGACTTCCATCTGGGAAGATGAAAACGAATGCGCTCGTGTTAGTCATGGGAGCATTCGTGTACAACCTTCTTCGCCTGATTGGACAAGATCTATTAAGCGATCCGAGACATCCATTACATCATAAAGTGAAACGCCGCCGCATCAAGACGATCATTCAGACGGTGATCACGATGGCAGGACGACTCGTTCGCCGATCGCGGCAGCTATGGATGAAACTAACGCGAAGGAGTGGCTATAGCGAATTCCTACTGAACGTCTATCAGAAATGGAGAGAGGTAAGATAA
- a CDS encoding IS4 family transposase, whose amino-acid sequence MENQMQAWMKTIRQLFSPKTLTHLAQETGFIQRKRALTAEAFLTLCAWGDGSLAQQSLQRLCTSLALRHDCSLPSEGLNQRFTERAVAFLREVFFLLLQRQRPLLWSTIQTYRTCFTRLRILDSTSFLVPADYGEGYRGSVSSGAKIQFEYDLLSGACLQLCVQSANDSDARFAYHAQHTILPNDLCIRDLGFFSVAALTEIDARGAYYITRLRSDMKVYIKENSQWKEWDWESLGNQLKEGESVEMEHVYIGHERLYIPRLIFRRLTEEEWQKRMAYVRKREKRRGKALTHQTLEQKKYHILLTNLPQESFDGQQVYELYSLRWQIELLFKAWKSVFDLEKVKKMKKERFECHVYGTLIAILVTQTFLFQARTYWQQTEGIQISERKALDVLQSYWQQLLLRLSKEEISLSSLLLLLRKHGRKDRRKGKETASDLLVKLGIY is encoded by the coding sequence ATGGAAAATCAAATGCAAGCATGGATGAAAACCATCCGCCAACTTTTCTCGCCTAAGACATTGACTCATCTTGCTCAAGAAACAGGATTTATCCAACGAAAACGAGCATTAACGGCAGAAGCATTTTTGACTCTTTGTGCATGGGGAGATGGCTCACTGGCACAACAATCACTCCAACGGTTATGTACGTCTCTCGCGCTCCGCCATGACTGTTCCCTGCCCAGCGAAGGATTGAATCAGCGCTTTACCGAGCGAGCCGTGGCGTTTTTGCGAGAAGTGTTTTTCCTTCTCCTCCAACGACAACGCCCATTGCTTTGGTCCACCATCCAAACCTACCGGACGTGTTTTACTCGCTTGCGGATTTTGGATTCGACCAGTTTTTTGGTTCCTGCCGACTACGGGGAGGGCTACCGAGGTTCCGTCTCATCAGGAGCGAAAATTCAGTTTGAATATGACTTGTTGTCTGGTGCTTGTCTTCAACTATGCGTTCAATCGGCCAATGACTCGGACGCCCGTTTTGCCTATCATGCCCAGCACACGATTTTGCCGAATGACCTATGTATTCGGGATTTGGGCTTTTTCTCCGTTGCCGCACTAACCGAGATCGACGCCCGAGGAGCGTATTATATTACTCGGCTCCGTTCCGATATGAAAGTGTATATCAAAGAGAATAGCCAGTGGAAGGAATGGGATTGGGAATCTCTTGGGAATCAATTAAAGGAAGGGGAATCAGTAGAAATGGAACATGTATACATCGGGCATGAGCGTTTGTATATCCCACGCTTGATTTTTCGACGTTTGACGGAAGAAGAATGGCAAAAACGGATGGCGTATGTGCGAAAAAGGGAAAAAAGAAGAGGGAAGGCGCTGACACACCAAACCCTCGAACAAAAGAAATACCACATCTTACTGACTAATTTACCACAAGAGTCGTTTGATGGGCAACAGGTTTATGAGCTTTATTCTTTGCGGTGGCAAATTGAACTGCTGTTTAAAGCGTGGAAGTCCGTTTTTGATTTGGAGAAAGTGAAAAAGATGAAGAAAGAACGGTTCGAATGCCATGTATATGGGACGTTGATTGCCATTTTGGTGACTCAGACCTTTCTGTTTCAAGCCCGAACGTATTGGCAACAAACAGAAGGGATTCAAATCAGCGAACGGAAAGCACTAGATGTTCTCCAATCCTATTGGCAACAACTGCTTTTGCGCCTATCCAAGGAAGAAATCAGCCTTTCTTCTCTCCTCCTTCTATTGAGAAAACATGGAAGAAAGGATCGAAGGAAAGGAAAAGAAACGGCATCGGATCTCTTGGTTAAATTGGGTATTTATTGA
- a CDS encoding uridine phosphorylase yields MKLYGEFTKKDWLKAFNIEEKDVPKSFIIHGAWEYEKNLTIWKDKIVKDIWTPHWNSIIGKLNNQRIGFANVFGGPSAAVICHQFASLGTDIFIQTGYFGGLSHDVQFGDILIVTAAEMADGVSHWYLPDQQTVQSDRELIETAINFCEDRGYSYVTGTVFTTGAIMVETSEIVQKWAKSGHIGVDMETATTLAVARKFNKKAIGLLNLSDHIIKRDTFYSPNKRRDEIKEKTDEKIRELALYLSRL; encoded by the coding sequence TTGAAATTATACGGTGAATTTACAAAGAAAGATTGGCTAAAAGCATTTAATATAGAAGAAAAGGATGTTCCAAAGTCATTTATTATTCATGGTGCTTGGGAATATGAAAAAAACCTAACGATATGGAAAGATAAGATTGTTAAGGATATATGGACACCTCATTGGAATTCAATTATAGGGAAATTAAATAATCAAAGAATCGGATTTGCTAATGTATTTGGAGGTCCAAGTGCTGCAGTAATATGTCATCAATTTGCATCTCTTGGAACCGATATTTTCATTCAGACGGGATACTTTGGTGGTCTATCTCATGATGTACAGTTTGGTGATATTTTAATTGTAACCGCTGCTGAAATGGCAGATGGTGTTTCACATTGGTATCTACCAGACCAACAAACAGTACAATCTGATAGAGAACTTATAGAGACAGCAATTAACTTTTGTGAAGACAGGGGATATAGTTATGTAACCGGAACCGTCTTTACAACGGGTGCAATCATGGTAGAAACAAGTGAAATCGTTCAAAAATGGGCTAAAAGTGGCCATATAGGGGTTGATATGGAAACAGCTACAACTCTAGCTGTTGCGAGGAAGTTTAATAAAAAAGCAATTGGACTACTCAATCTTTCTGACCATATTATAAAAAGAGATACATTCTATTCGCCTAATAAAAGACGAGATGAGATAAAGGAAAAAACTGATGAAAAGATAAGAGAACTCGCATTATATCTATCAAGATTATAA